In Arthrobacter sp. QXT-31, one genomic interval encodes:
- a CDS encoding zinc ribbon domain-containing protein YjdM, whose product MSDSLPPCPECGSEYTYETGALLVCPICAHEWEPLADGVEEYVAGGSHEVKDAVGNVLNDGDTVTVIKNLKVKGNSLVIKAGTKVRNIRLVDGVGDHDIDCRIDGVGAMQLKSSVVKKA is encoded by the coding sequence GTGAGCGATAGCCTTCCCCCTTGCCCCGAATGCGGCAGCGAGTACACGTACGAGACGGGTGCTCTCCTGGTTTGCCCCATCTGCGCCCATGAATGGGAGCCGCTGGCGGACGGCGTGGAGGAATATGTTGCCGGGGGCTCGCACGAGGTCAAAGATGCGGTGGGCAACGTGCTGAACGACGGCGACACCGTCACCGTCATCAAGAACCTCAAAGTCAAGGGGAACTCCCTCGTCATCAAGGCCGGCACCAAAGTGCGGAACATCCGACTTGTCGACGGCGTGGGGGACCATGACATCGACTGCAGGATCGACGGCGTCGGCGCGATGCAGCTGAAGTCTTCGGTGGTCAAGAAGGCCTAG
- a CDS encoding transcriptional regulator translates to MGSESPSAAPEVSVTELLAATGLESSHLSQHLSVLRRYQLVRGERRALQMFYSLAHPQVAELLSVARLLLNDMLRATQEQLESSEAETPASDAGASAR, encoded by the coding sequence TTGGGTTCCGAAAGCCCGTCCGCGGCTCCGGAGGTTTCGGTGACGGAGCTGCTGGCCGCAACCGGCCTGGAATCCTCACACTTGTCCCAGCACCTGTCCGTTCTGCGCCGGTATCAGCTGGTCAGGGGCGAGCGCCGGGCGCTGCAGATGTTCTACTCGCTGGCCCACCCGCAGGTCGCCGAACTCCTGTCGGTGGCAAGGCTGCTGTTGAACGACATGCTCCGCGCCACACAAGAACAGCTTGAGTCATCCGAGGCAGAGACCCCCGCGTCGGATGCAGGGGCCAGTGCGCGGTGA
- a CDS encoding SulP family inorganic anion transporter, with the protein MRALEAGRALLPGKQDYSQLSRSWKGDLVAGVTVGIVALPLALAFGVSSGAGASSGLITAIVAGVIAAVFGGSNIQVSGPTGAMVVVLGPVIAAHGPGALATVSVLAGLIVLLAGLLKLGRVVTFLPWPVIEGFTVGIAVIIFFQQIPSAIGSESEAGGNAAISAANALGGASLDSAVAPAAIVALVVLIMVTGPRIHPRIPASLIAIVVASLSVSWLDLPVATIGELPRSLPSPLLPSLDWVTLTALAGPAVTIAALAAIESLLSARVAASISDTGPYDADRELLGQGLASVASGIFGGMPATGAIARTAVNIRSGGKTRFAAVTHALVLLAVVYLATGPVSRIPLAALAGVLMVTATRMVSPAALRAVIGSTRADSAVFFVTALITVSFDLIEAVEIGIAVAAFFALRAMVRSSGVHREEIPGPIHEGDEHIALFRLDGALFFGTAERVLERVSAIQNVDVVIIRMSQLQTLDATGARVITDIVNALERRGITVLIKGVQDRHLRLVTRVGVLESLRHHKHLFTELAPAAEHARSHVARAASARAARTHGPGMDPIRRLLPDSPTNDADGKTPNKHPERLQGLNGLSLGHDQAVTDWCHAARRAREDFGSRRGHPLPARQGQRTCRPAAPARPHRNSDGGRPPHR; encoded by the coding sequence GTGAGGGCTCTGGAGGCGGGCCGGGCCCTGCTGCCCGGGAAGCAGGACTACTCCCAGCTGTCGCGAAGCTGGAAGGGTGACCTGGTCGCCGGCGTCACCGTAGGCATCGTGGCGCTGCCGCTGGCGTTGGCGTTCGGGGTCAGCTCCGGTGCAGGTGCGTCCAGCGGGTTGATTACGGCAATTGTCGCCGGGGTGATCGCCGCGGTATTCGGTGGTTCCAATATCCAGGTCTCCGGACCCACCGGGGCCATGGTCGTGGTGCTGGGACCGGTCATCGCTGCCCACGGACCCGGAGCGCTGGCCACGGTCTCGGTTCTGGCCGGACTGATCGTGCTCTTGGCGGGGTTGCTCAAACTCGGGCGAGTCGTGACGTTCCTGCCTTGGCCCGTGATCGAAGGCTTCACGGTGGGAATCGCGGTGATCATCTTCTTCCAACAAATCCCCTCCGCCATCGGGTCTGAGTCCGAAGCCGGCGGCAACGCCGCCATCTCTGCAGCGAACGCCCTCGGCGGGGCATCGCTGGATTCCGCCGTAGCCCCCGCGGCCATAGTGGCGCTGGTAGTGCTGATCATGGTGACCGGACCGCGAATCCATCCCCGGATTCCTGCCTCTCTCATCGCCATCGTTGTCGCCAGCCTCTCCGTTTCATGGCTGGACCTGCCCGTAGCCACGATCGGCGAGCTGCCCCGGTCCTTGCCTTCGCCTCTCCTGCCCTCCCTGGACTGGGTGACCCTGACGGCGCTGGCAGGACCCGCCGTCACGATCGCGGCCCTGGCGGCGATCGAGTCCCTGCTCTCGGCACGGGTTGCTGCATCAATATCCGATACCGGCCCTTACGATGCCGACCGTGAACTCCTTGGCCAAGGCCTGGCCTCTGTCGCATCCGGGATCTTCGGCGGCATGCCGGCCACCGGAGCCATCGCCCGCACTGCGGTGAACATCCGATCCGGTGGCAAGACACGCTTCGCCGCTGTCACCCACGCTCTTGTGCTGCTGGCGGTGGTGTATCTGGCCACCGGCCCGGTTTCACGCATCCCGCTTGCTGCGTTGGCGGGTGTGCTGATGGTTACTGCGACACGCATGGTCTCACCCGCCGCCTTGCGCGCGGTGATCGGTTCAACCCGGGCCGACAGTGCAGTGTTCTTCGTCACCGCGCTCATCACCGTGTCCTTCGACCTGATCGAAGCCGTCGAGATCGGTATCGCCGTCGCTGCATTCTTCGCCCTGCGGGCCATGGTCCGATCCAGCGGCGTCCACCGGGAGGAGATCCCCGGCCCGATCCACGAAGGAGACGAGCACATCGCACTCTTCCGTCTCGACGGGGCCCTCTTCTTCGGCACCGCCGAGCGTGTCCTGGAGCGCGTCAGTGCAATCCAGAACGTCGACGTCGTCATCATCCGCATGTCACAACTGCAGACCCTGGACGCGACCGGCGCCAGGGTCATCACAGACATCGTCAATGCCCTCGAACGCCGCGGGATCACCGTGCTCATAAAGGGCGTCCAGGACCGCCACCTTCGCCTTGTCACCCGGGTAGGGGTCCTGGAGTCCCTGCGCCACCACAAACACCTCTTCACTGAACTGGCCCCCGCAGCCGAACACGCCCGCAGCCACGTGGCCCGTGCCGCAAGCGCACGTGCCGCCCGAACACATGGCCCGGGCATGGATCCAATCCGTCGGCTGCTGCCGGACTCACCGACGAATGATGCCGACGGAAAAACACCTAATAAACATCCGGAACGCCTCCAAGGACTGAACGGACTTTCCCTCGGCCACGATCAAGCCGTGACAGACTGGTGCCATGCTGCTCGACGTGCTCGTGAGGACTTTGGAAGCCGTCGCGGCCACCCGCTCCCGGCTCGCCAAGGTCAACGAACTTGCAGACCTGCTGCTCCGGCTCGACCCCACAGAAATTCCGACGGCGGTCGGCCTCCTCACCGCTAA
- a CDS encoding ATP-dependent DNA ligase, whose amino-acid sequence MEAVAATRSRLAKVNELADLLLRLDPTEIPTAVGLLTAKPRQGRVGIGWSGMRAAMGESAPGPHLTIAHLDAALDRLQAAAGAGSTVERAATLRTLMTEATEREQAFIAGVLLGELRSGALEGVLTDAVARAAGRPVDAVRRAAMLSGDLGGTALLAITGTPAQLDAVGLVVGRPVQPMLAATAASASEALEATGEASVEYKLDGARIQVHRAGDDVRIYTRTLAEVTHRLPEVVEVVRGLPVRDVILDGETLALDENGGPRPFQETMSRFGANAARTTLLHPWFFDVLHIDGRDLLDEPLSTRIDVLERIAPGHRIPGKITADTAVAESVSRDALAAGHEGVVVKAVGSAYAAGRRGSNWIKVKPVLTYDLVVLACEWGSGRRTGLLSNLHLGALDPVGEFGEPGGYVMVGKTFKGLTDALLQWQTERFQELEVRRTAGTVWTEPVTVVEIAIDGVQHSPRYPGGIALRFARVKRYRDDKTAAEADTIQTLRALLHAPRGSKVSPAPAEADSGIDAPLP is encoded by the coding sequence TTGGAAGCCGTCGCGGCCACCCGCTCCCGGCTCGCCAAGGTCAACGAACTTGCAGACCTGCTGCTCCGGCTCGACCCCACAGAAATTCCGACGGCGGTCGGCCTCCTCACCGCTAAGCCTCGCCAGGGCCGGGTCGGGATCGGCTGGAGCGGCATGAGGGCGGCCATGGGCGAGTCCGCTCCTGGGCCGCATCTCACTATTGCCCACCTCGACGCTGCCTTGGACCGGCTGCAGGCAGCCGCAGGCGCTGGCTCGACCGTGGAACGCGCCGCCACCCTTCGGACTCTGATGACGGAAGCCACCGAACGAGAGCAGGCCTTCATCGCCGGCGTGCTGCTCGGAGAACTTCGTTCCGGTGCCCTCGAAGGCGTACTGACAGATGCGGTCGCCCGCGCCGCCGGCCGCCCGGTCGACGCCGTCCGCCGCGCAGCGATGCTCTCCGGCGATCTCGGCGGGACAGCCCTACTGGCGATCACGGGCACCCCGGCCCAGCTTGATGCTGTCGGCCTCGTCGTCGGCCGTCCCGTGCAGCCCATGCTCGCCGCAACCGCGGCCAGTGCCAGCGAGGCGCTGGAGGCGACGGGGGAAGCATCGGTGGAATACAAGCTCGACGGCGCACGCATCCAGGTGCACCGTGCCGGCGACGACGTGCGCATCTACACCCGCACTCTGGCCGAAGTGACCCATCGGCTGCCTGAGGTGGTGGAGGTGGTGCGCGGACTGCCCGTGCGCGATGTGATCCTCGACGGCGAGACTCTAGCCCTCGACGAGAACGGCGGCCCCCGGCCGTTCCAGGAAACCATGTCCCGGTTCGGGGCGAACGCGGCGCGCACCACACTGCTGCATCCGTGGTTTTTCGACGTGCTGCACATCGACGGGCGCGACCTGCTCGATGAGCCGCTGTCCACACGCATCGACGTGCTCGAGCGCATCGCCCCCGGTCACCGTATCCCGGGGAAAATCACTGCGGATACGGCTGTTGCCGAGAGCGTGTCGCGCGATGCGCTGGCCGCCGGCCATGAGGGTGTGGTCGTGAAGGCGGTGGGCTCGGCCTACGCAGCCGGGCGGCGGGGTTCGAACTGGATCAAGGTGAAGCCAGTGCTCACCTACGACCTGGTGGTGCTCGCCTGCGAATGGGGGTCAGGACGGCGCACCGGGCTGCTGTCGAACCTGCACCTCGGAGCCCTGGACCCTGTTGGCGAGTTCGGTGAACCCGGCGGCTATGTGATGGTGGGCAAGACTTTCAAGGGCCTCACCGACGCGCTGCTGCAATGGCAGACCGAAAGGTTCCAGGAGTTGGAGGTGCGGCGTACGGCAGGAACAGTCTGGACCGAGCCGGTCACCGTGGTCGAGATCGCCATCGACGGCGTCCAGCACTCTCCGCGCTATCCCGGTGGAATCGCCCTTCGGTTCGCACGCGTCAAGCGCTACCGTGACGACAAGACGGCCGCGGAGGCCGACACCATCCAGACGTTGCGCGCTCTGCTCCATGCCCCGCGGGGCAGCAAGGTATCGCCCGCGCCGGCGGAAGCAGACTCGGGAATCGACGCCCCACTCCCGTAA
- a CDS encoding AAA family ATPase: protein MAANRHPLDDLRETIGHLADQLKLPSSERVDELVGDLIGARPGPARPLSEVQAELDALVGLETVKEQVRALVALLQVQARRKAHGLPEVATSQHLVFLGNPGTGKTTVARLLAEMYRAVGLLQKGHLVEVDRSGLVGQYVGATAIKTDRVIRRALDGVLFIDEAYALAPEDGRTDFGPEAIEVLLKRMEDHRHRLVVIVAGYPRLMESFLLSNPGLRSRFAREITFPDYSVDALQTIFHQMLAQHEYTLEPGADQTLRRILTGLHAGEDSGNARFARTLFEQALNRQSLRLSLDEKQSLDALDREAVMTLTADDIVEAAQALGEEPEPEPEPTPEPQPSRWWRWLLA from the coding sequence ATGGCTGCCAACCGCCATCCGCTCGACGACCTGCGCGAAACCATCGGCCATTTGGCCGATCAGCTCAAGCTGCCCAGTTCGGAGCGCGTCGACGAGCTGGTCGGCGATCTCATCGGTGCGAGGCCCGGGCCGGCCCGGCCGTTGTCCGAGGTGCAGGCTGAGCTCGACGCCCTGGTCGGACTGGAGACCGTGAAGGAACAGGTTCGGGCCCTCGTCGCACTGCTCCAGGTCCAGGCCCGCCGTAAGGCGCACGGCCTGCCGGAGGTGGCCACATCACAGCATCTGGTGTTCCTCGGAAACCCAGGCACGGGTAAGACCACCGTGGCGCGGCTCCTGGCCGAGATGTACCGCGCGGTCGGTCTGCTGCAGAAAGGCCACCTGGTCGAGGTCGACCGTTCGGGCCTGGTGGGGCAGTACGTCGGAGCGACCGCCATCAAGACGGACCGGGTGATCCGGCGTGCGCTGGACGGCGTGCTTTTCATCGACGAGGCCTACGCGCTGGCCCCGGAGGACGGTCGGACGGACTTCGGCCCCGAGGCGATCGAGGTCCTGCTCAAGCGGATGGAGGACCACCGCCACCGCCTGGTCGTGATCGTGGCCGGGTACCCGCGCCTGATGGAGTCCTTTTTGCTCTCGAACCCCGGACTTCGCTCCCGGTTCGCCCGCGAGATCACGTTCCCCGACTACTCCGTCGACGCACTCCAGACGATCTTCCACCAGATGCTGGCCCAGCACGAGTACACACTGGAGCCGGGCGCGGACCAGACGCTGCGCCGTATCCTCACCGGGCTCCACGCGGGCGAGGACTCCGGCAACGCACGGTTCGCCCGCACGCTGTTCGAGCAGGCGCTCAACCGCCAGTCGCTGCGGCTGTCGCTCGACGAGAAGCAGAGTCTCGACGCGCTCGATCGGGAGGCCGTCATGACGCTCACCGCGGACGACATCGTCGAGGCCGCGCAGGCCTTGGGCGAGGAGCCCGAGCCGGAACCGGAACCGACGCCTGAACCGCAACCTTCACGCTGGTGGCGCTGGCTGCTGGCCTGA
- a CDS encoding MFS transporter — protein sequence MEERIAEAGNTKTSLAQQIEGAYHRIGVTGAHRHIVLMILLGVFFDALEQNAVGITGPVLRESWGLGAGDIGLLNTMTFTATALGRIATGLIVDKYGRRNMLVINLIIFAGGSLLCAVAPNYPVLAAGRFIVGFGLGGEIAVAVIMMAEFFAAKHRGTAVGLINVTAAGLGNMLAPAFGILVFTLFDGPDKWRWVFGLLFIPALLVMFFRRYVPETPRFLASKGRLDEANLVITRLARGKLSGHIDDPEVFITGVPGPAVTESKGHWKDALRGRLLKRTVLLCVAVCMSYAAQISMLTLMPTILVSRGYAVNTSLWFTLIMQSGSLIGAATAAFLASRLPRKKVLTGAAILGCLAGLGMAFLATDILVIVLCGVLFNFSVIILNTTIWLFAPELYPTRTRGFGTSIILAAGSLSGGLFPLVSGVIFDAAGLTGMFATLAGLFIVLAIAVQFPPETFGQPLEEDTSEDEGAIYGH from the coding sequence TTGGAAGAACGAATTGCCGAGGCGGGGAACACGAAGACGTCCCTCGCCCAACAAATTGAAGGTGCTTACCACCGGATCGGCGTGACAGGGGCACACCGCCATATCGTGCTCATGATCCTGCTCGGCGTGTTTTTCGACGCGCTCGAGCAGAACGCTGTCGGCATTACCGGCCCGGTACTGCGCGAGTCCTGGGGCCTGGGCGCAGGCGACATCGGCCTGCTGAACACCATGACCTTCACGGCCACGGCTCTGGGACGCATCGCAACGGGACTGATCGTTGACAAGTACGGTCGGCGGAACATGCTGGTCATCAACCTGATCATCTTCGCTGGCGGATCGCTGCTGTGCGCGGTGGCACCGAACTATCCCGTCCTTGCCGCCGGACGGTTCATCGTCGGCTTCGGATTGGGTGGTGAAATCGCCGTCGCCGTGATCATGATGGCGGAATTCTTCGCCGCCAAACATCGTGGCACCGCAGTGGGCCTGATCAACGTCACGGCCGCGGGGCTGGGCAACATGCTCGCCCCCGCCTTCGGCATTCTGGTCTTCACGCTCTTTGACGGCCCGGACAAGTGGCGGTGGGTCTTCGGCCTGCTCTTCATCCCCGCCCTGCTCGTGATGTTCTTCCGCCGCTACGTCCCCGAAACACCCCGCTTCCTCGCCTCCAAAGGCCGGCTGGATGAAGCCAACCTCGTCATCACCCGCCTGGCCAGGGGCAAGCTCTCCGGACACATCGACGACCCGGAAGTCTTCATCACCGGCGTACCCGGCCCGGCCGTTACCGAATCCAAGGGGCACTGGAAAGACGCCCTCCGCGGCCGTCTCCTGAAGCGGACTGTCCTGCTCTGCGTCGCGGTCTGCATGTCCTACGCCGCCCAGATCTCCATGCTGACCCTGATGCCCACCATCCTGGTCTCCCGCGGCTACGCTGTGAACACCAGCCTCTGGTTCACCCTCATCATGCAGTCCGGATCCCTGATCGGCGCAGCAACCGCCGCCTTCCTCGCGAGCCGCCTCCCCCGCAAGAAAGTTCTCACCGGAGCCGCTATCCTGGGCTGCCTGGCAGGACTCGGAATGGCGTTCCTGGCAACCGACATCCTTGTCATCGTCCTCTGCGGAGTACTCTTCAACTTCTCGGTCATCATCCTGAACACCACTATCTGGCTGTTCGCCCCGGAACTATACCCCACGCGCACCCGCGGCTTCGGCACCTCCATCATCCTGGCCGCAGGCTCCCTCTCAGGCGGACTCTTCCCGCTCGTGTCGGGTGTCATCTTCGACGCCGCCGGCCTCACGGGAATGTTCGCCACACTCGCCGGCCTGTTCATCGTTCTCGCCATCGCGGTGCAGTTCCCACCGGAAACATTCGGACAGCCCCTTGAAGAGGACACCAGCGAAGACGAAGGAGCGATCTATGGCCACTGA
- a CDS encoding aspartate/glutamate racemase family protein: MATDTTPSRSRVLLINPNSNRRTTDLMTGIAEKILAPEGLEVVGLTATEGPDMIIDPVALQSSVKHVQTAVHHYLDGSDGSAVVAVIVAAIGDPGRVELARNLNIPVVGIGQGAIRAAAGPGRRFGMATSTPLLADSLASLVEEHGQTQWFTGVRLTPSEALVLAAEPEKQFQELLEAVKQSSRDDGAQAVIIAGGPLSETAQRIAATGTAEIIQPVPSACSLVLNAINRQPLATHGGE, from the coding sequence ATGGCCACTGACACCACCCCGAGCCGGAGCCGGGTGCTCTTGATAAACCCCAACAGCAACCGTCGGACCACTGACCTGATGACCGGTATCGCCGAAAAGATCCTGGCCCCGGAAGGATTGGAAGTGGTGGGACTGACGGCCACCGAAGGCCCTGACATGATCATCGATCCTGTGGCCCTGCAGAGCTCAGTCAAGCACGTGCAAACCGCCGTGCATCACTATCTGGATGGGTCGGATGGCTCAGCTGTTGTGGCAGTAATTGTCGCGGCCATAGGCGATCCCGGCCGCGTTGAGCTCGCCCGAAACCTCAACATACCCGTTGTGGGTATAGGGCAAGGGGCTATCCGTGCAGCCGCAGGACCCGGGCGGCGGTTTGGCATGGCCACCAGCACTCCGCTACTCGCCGACTCCCTCGCCTCGCTGGTCGAGGAACACGGACAGACGCAATGGTTCACCGGAGTCAGGCTCACCCCATCCGAAGCACTGGTACTGGCCGCAGAACCTGAAAAGCAGTTCCAAGAGTTGCTCGAAGCAGTAAAGCAATCGAGCCGGGACGACGGGGCCCAGGCGGTCATCATCGCCGGCGGCCCGCTCAGCGAAACAGCACAACGGATAGCTGCGACAGGCACAGCTGAGATCATCCAACCCGTACCCAGCGCGTGCTCGCTGGTTCTGAACGCCATCAACAGACAACCGCTGGCCACCCACGGCGGCGAGTAA
- a CDS encoding Gfo/Idh/MocA family protein: protein MIRQPALTGEDHKSHPQVARANGRPSLRAAIIGFGISGRVFHAPLIQADDAYVLEAIVTSDPGRVKVARASYPHARIIATPEQLFAKVDEGELALDVVVIGTPPLNHKQLAKAALERGLHVVVDKPFVPCSEDGEELIAAATDAGRCLTVFQNRRWDGDFLTLKQLIHDGKLGKVRTFESRFEWWMPGGFRNWRDTALLAEGGGILHDLGAHLIDQAIQLFGPVAEIYGETARYDYANKSDADQDAFLSLLHRSGTRSRLWMNGHAARLGPRFHVLGSQAAYTKWGLDGQEKALGEGMVPTDLEYGIEPPERWGKLGVPGSFRDEPTRRGDYPQFYAQLAHAVQTGSAPPVDPSDAVEVLRIIERARR, encoded by the coding sequence ATGATCCGCCAGCCAGCGCTAACCGGCGAAGACCACAAATCACATCCGCAAGTGGCAAGAGCAAACGGCAGACCTTCACTACGAGCCGCAATTATCGGCTTCGGGATATCCGGCCGGGTTTTCCACGCCCCGCTCATTCAGGCAGACGACGCTTATGTTCTGGAAGCCATCGTCACTTCAGACCCCGGAAGGGTCAAAGTTGCCCGGGCAAGTTATCCGCATGCCCGGATCATTGCCACCCCTGAGCAGCTCTTTGCCAAGGTTGATGAAGGGGAACTAGCCCTGGATGTTGTCGTCATCGGCACACCTCCCCTCAACCACAAACAACTGGCTAAAGCAGCCCTCGAACGAGGCCTCCACGTCGTCGTCGACAAACCGTTCGTCCCGTGCTCTGAAGATGGTGAAGAGCTTATTGCCGCGGCCACTGACGCCGGCCGGTGCCTGACGGTCTTCCAGAACCGCCGATGGGACGGTGATTTCCTTACCCTCAAGCAGCTGATTCACGACGGAAAGCTTGGCAAAGTCCGCACCTTTGAATCCCGCTTCGAGTGGTGGATGCCGGGTGGGTTCCGTAACTGGCGGGACACAGCACTGCTGGCCGAGGGCGGAGGGATTCTTCACGACCTCGGCGCCCACCTGATCGACCAGGCCATCCAATTGTTTGGCCCGGTCGCAGAAATCTACGGGGAAACCGCCCGATATGACTATGCCAATAAGTCCGACGCAGACCAGGATGCCTTCCTCTCGCTTCTGCACCGCTCCGGCACACGATCGCGCCTGTGGATGAACGGCCACGCTGCCCGGTTAGGTCCCCGCTTCCATGTCCTTGGCTCCCAAGCCGCTTACACGAAATGGGGACTTGATGGACAGGAAAAGGCGCTGGGGGAGGGTATGGTCCCAACCGATCTTGAATACGGCATTGAACCTCCGGAAAGATGGGGGAAGTTAGGCGTCCCTGGATCCTTTCGGGATGAGCCGACACGCCGGGGCGACTATCCTCAGTTCTATGCACAGCTGGCGCATGCCGTACAAACGGGGAGCGCTCCTCCTGTCGATCCCAGCGACGCTGTTGAGGTTCTCAGAATCATCGAACGAGCGCGCCGATAA
- a CDS encoding nitrilase-related carbon-nitrogen hydrolase — MVDPFVVVAVSPRTINVKNPGDGVANVKRINEFIDTAVMVGAWEGSPVKLVVLPEMAIQGMIANTPGNRERERHFAVTIPGPETDELAKKAVELNTYIAAELYMVKDEDFPDRHFNVAFIIDPEGEIIYKRYKATSDAYEGGMLGNMNPHDVWDEWIEKKGNGNAMDAIFPVAKTEIGNIGYAICHEGVYPEVARGLAMNGAEIIIRGTLIEPAVQNGMWELQNRAHAMFNSAYVVAPNLGPEVRDDGSMQDLFGGQSMIVGPRGQILTKQQGWTSGDSFVCTTIDIEALRRARVSNGLYNQFKDLRTEQYRVIYDNPIYPKNQYLDAPPSEDWLAREDSTRAANIERLIERGVLTPPSGYKA; from the coding sequence ATGGTCGATCCATTTGTCGTCGTTGCGGTTTCGCCGCGGACAATCAATGTGAAGAATCCCGGCGACGGCGTAGCGAACGTCAAGCGCATCAACGAATTCATCGACACGGCAGTCATGGTCGGCGCCTGGGAGGGCTCTCCGGTCAAGCTGGTAGTACTGCCCGAAATGGCAATCCAGGGCATGATCGCCAACACGCCAGGTAACCGCGAACGGGAGCGCCACTTTGCCGTGACGATCCCTGGTCCGGAGACGGACGAACTGGCGAAAAAGGCCGTGGAACTCAACACCTACATCGCTGCTGAGCTGTACATGGTCAAGGATGAGGACTTCCCCGACCGCCATTTCAATGTCGCCTTCATCATCGATCCGGAGGGCGAGATCATTTACAAGCGCTACAAGGCCACCAGCGATGCCTACGAAGGAGGCATGCTCGGCAACATGAACCCCCACGACGTGTGGGACGAGTGGATTGAAAAGAAGGGCAATGGCAATGCAATGGACGCCATCTTCCCGGTGGCGAAAACCGAGATCGGCAATATCGGGTACGCCATCTGTCACGAGGGTGTCTACCCCGAGGTGGCGCGTGGGCTCGCGATGAACGGCGCCGAGATCATTATCCGGGGCACCCTGATCGAGCCGGCTGTGCAGAACGGCATGTGGGAACTGCAGAACCGGGCACACGCCATGTTCAACTCAGCGTACGTCGTCGCCCCGAACCTGGGGCCCGAAGTCCGTGACGACGGGAGCATGCAGGACCTGTTCGGCGGGCAGTCCATGATCGTCGGTCCCCGGGGCCAGATCCTGACTAAGCAGCAGGGCTGGACGTCGGGCGACTCGTTCGTCTGCACCACCATCGACATCGAGGCGCTCCGCCGTGCCCGTGTCTCGAACGGCCTGTACAACCAGTTCAAGGACCTGCGCACAGAGCAGTACCGGGTCATTTACGACAACCCGATCTACCCGAAGAACCAGTACCTCGACGCACCACCGAGCGAGGACTGGCTGGCCCGGGAAGACTCAACACGGGCTGCCAATATCGAGAGGCTGATCGAACGCGGTGTTCTCACGCCGCCGTCTGGCTACAAGGCCTGA